A DNA window from Haliovirga abyssi contains the following coding sequences:
- the dnaB gene encoding replicative DNA helicase, which produces MSQEKQIPFNLEAEESIIGGILIKPDALSKVVDIIAPDDFYKGAHRIIYDEMLKFYEKGEVIDSLLLAERLKKQDKLEQIGGEETLYTLAEAVPTAANIFNYAKIVKEKSTLRKIINVGTKIVEIAYEGYEEVDQILDKSENMIFKIAQNKENKEVVSVKDLVDEEFKRLETVYANKGEVTGISSGFTEFDRMLSGFHPSDLIIIAARPSMGKTAFALNLALNAGVHEDKGVLIFSLEMSNSQIFQRLIAADARVQLNKIRNGFLQPEEWQKLGISTGRLAESPIYIADVPNVTVMEIRTIARRLKAENKLDMILIDYLQLISGRSGGGESRQQEISEISRSLKGLARELDVPVIALSQLSRAPEQRSDRRPMLSDLRDSGAIEQDADAVIFLYRDDYYNEDSELKGIAEIIIGKQRNGPVGTVHLRFFNEITKFENYTMREE; this is translated from the coding sequence ATGAGTCAAGAAAAACAAATACCATTTAATTTAGAAGCAGAAGAATCAATTATAGGAGGAATTTTAATAAAACCAGATGCATTAAGTAAAGTTGTAGATATAATTGCACCTGATGATTTTTATAAAGGAGCTCATAGAATAATTTATGATGAAATGTTAAAATTTTATGAAAAAGGTGAAGTTATAGATTCTTTATTATTAGCAGAAAGATTAAAAAAACAAGATAAATTAGAGCAAATAGGTGGAGAAGAAACACTTTATACACTTGCAGAAGCAGTGCCTACAGCAGCTAATATATTTAATTATGCAAAAATAGTAAAAGAAAAATCAACTCTTAGAAAAATAATAAATGTGGGGACTAAGATTGTTGAAATAGCATATGAAGGTTACGAAGAAGTTGATCAAATTTTAGATAAATCAGAAAATATGATTTTTAAAATAGCACAAAATAAGGAAAATAAAGAAGTAGTATCTGTAAAAGATTTAGTTGATGAAGAATTTAAAAGATTGGAAACAGTTTATGCTAATAAAGGAGAAGTTACAGGAATATCATCAGGATTTACTGAATTTGATAGAATGCTTTCTGGATTTCATCCATCGGATCTAATAATAATAGCTGCAAGACCAAGTATGGGAAAAACTGCATTTGCATTAAATCTAGCATTAAATGCAGGAGTTCATGAAGATAAAGGTGTATTAATATTTAGTTTGGAGATGTCAAATTCTCAAATATTTCAAAGATTAATAGCTGCAGATGCAAGAGTTCAATTAAATAAAATAAGAAATGGATTTCTTCAACCTGAAGAGTGGCAAAAGCTAGGGATTTCAACAGGTAGACTAGCAGAGTCACCAATATATATAGCGGATGTTCCAAATGTAACTGTAATGGAGATAAGAACTATAGCAAGAAGATTAAAAGCTGAAAATAAATTAGATATGATATTAATTGATTATTTACAATTAATAAGCGGAAGAAGTGGGGGCGGAGAAAGCAGGCAACAAGAAATCTCAGAAATATCTCGTTCTTTAAAAGGATTGGCAAGAGAATTAGATGTTCCAGTTATAGCATTATCTCAATTATCAAGAGCACCAGAGCAAAGATCAGATAGAAGACCAATGCTTTCTGATTTGAGAGATTCGGGAGCTATAGAACAAGATGCAGATGCGGTTATATTCTTATATAGAGATGATTATTATAATGAAGATAGCGAATTAAAAGGGATTGCAGAGATAATTATAGGAAAACAAAGAAATGGTCCAGTTGGAACTGTACATCTTAGATTTTTTAATGAAATTACTAAATTTGAAAATTATACTATGAGGGAAGAATAG
- the lonC gene encoding Lon family ATP-dependent protease, whose protein sequence is MENFFNKIGVKNLLKKNGKDFNKNFYEKQVTILYGMLGNIYGSKEMVLKASQLGVLQELQSEEIYKKLYALLVVANGKKDNVEMIYEEDEIPEYISEIENKIAEILSYKTVEAEINKKVNELMEKKHTEFIKEMKKKILSDESGPETEFTENKYNNLEKLENRYNLKTIMEILRPKDISEIIGQEKAIKSLLTKLATPYPQHVILYGPPGVGKTTAARLVLDIVKNIKYTPFSEESPFIEVDGTTLRWDPRDMANPLIGSVHDPIYQGAQKDFAGDGIPEPKPGLVTDAHGGVLFIDEIGEMDAQYQSKLLKVLEDKRVNFESAYYDSENPKIPKYIKKLFKDGAPADFVLIGATTRTPNEINPAIRSRVAEVYFQPLTMKNIENIVEIAAKKLDIKISEDAKKLIANYTIEGRKAINILSDVYSSILYSLKDEDEVTNIKIEKIDVENVIKINRLNPIISKKGDDSQKVGRVFGLGVSSYMGSLIEFEGIKFEAEKGKGNVRFNETAGSMAKDSLFNALTVARAITKKDVKNYDIHINIIGGGKVDGPSAGAAITALIVSILDDRPIRQDVALTGEISIQGEIKPIGGVVEKIYGAIQGNMKKVLIPYENRKDVPKDVEIEVVIVKSIDDVIRELM, encoded by the coding sequence ATGGAAAATTTTTTTAACAAAATAGGTGTGAAGAATTTATTAAAAAAAAATGGAAAAGATTTCAATAAAAATTTTTATGAGAAGCAAGTAACTATATTATATGGAATGTTAGGAAATATATATGGTTCAAAAGAGATGGTATTAAAAGCAAGTCAATTAGGAGTTTTGCAAGAATTACAATCAGAAGAGATTTATAAAAAATTATATGCTTTATTAGTAGTAGCTAATGGGAAAAAAGATAATGTTGAGATGATATATGAAGAGGATGAAATTCCTGAATATATATCTGAAATAGAAAATAAAATAGCCGAAATATTATCATATAAAACAGTTGAAGCTGAGATTAATAAAAAAGTAAATGAACTTATGGAAAAAAAACATACAGAATTTATAAAAGAGATGAAAAAGAAAATATTGTCTGATGAATCAGGTCCAGAGACAGAATTTACTGAAAATAAGTATAATAATTTAGAAAAATTGGAAAATAGATATAATTTGAAAACTATAATGGAAATTTTAAGGCCAAAAGATATATCAGAGATAATAGGACAAGAAAAAGCTATAAAATCATTATTAACAAAATTAGCTACACCTTATCCACAACATGTTATTTTATATGGACCACCAGGAGTAGGGAAAACTACAGCTGCTAGGTTAGTATTAGATATAGTGAAAAATATAAAATATACTCCATTTTCAGAAGAATCACCTTTTATAGAGGTAGATGGAACCACATTGAGATGGGACCCTAGAGATATGGCTAATCCGTTAATTGGTTCTGTACATGACCCAATTTATCAAGGAGCACAAAAAGATTTTGCGGGCGATGGAATACCTGAACCAAAACCAGGTCTTGTAACAGATGCACATGGTGGAGTTTTATTTATAGATGAAATTGGAGAAATGGATGCACAATATCAAAGTAAATTATTAAAAGTATTAGAGGATAAAAGGGTTAATTTTGAATCAGCATATTATGATTCAGAAAATCCAAAAATACCAAAATATATAAAAAAACTGTTTAAAGATGGAGCACCAGCTGATTTCGTATTAATAGGAGCTACAACTAGGACTCCAAATGAGATAAATCCTGCAATTAGATCAAGAGTTGCAGAAGTTTATTTTCAGCCTTTGACAATGAAAAATATAGAAAATATTGTAGAGATAGCAGCAAAAAAATTAGATATAAAAATATCTGAAGATGCAAAAAAATTAATTGCAAATTATACTATAGAAGGAAGAAAAGCTATAAATATATTATCAGATGTGTATAGCTCAATATTATATAGTTTAAAGGATGAAGATGAGGTAACAAATATTAAAATAGAAAAAATAGATGTGGAAAATGTAATAAAAATTAATAGATTAAATCCTATTATTTCTAAAAAAGGGGATGACAGCCAAAAAGTAGGAAGAGTTTTTGGGCTTGGAGTTTCTAGCTATATGGGAAGTTTAATAGAATTTGAAGGAATAAAATTTGAAGCAGAAAAAGGCAAAGGAAATGTAAGATTTAATGAAACTGCAGGGAGTATGGCTAAAGATTCATTATTTAATGCATTAACTGTAGCAAGGGCAATAACTAAAAAAGATGTAAAAAATTATGATATACATATTAATATTATTGGTGGTGGAAAAGTTGATGGACCATCAGCAGGAGCAGCAATTACAGCATTAATAGTTAGTATATTAGATGATAGACCTATAAGGCAAGATGTGGCACTTACAGGTGAAATATCTATTCAAGGTGAAATAAAACCAATTGGTGGAGTAGTAGAAAAAATATATGGAGCTATACAGGGGAATATGAAAAAAGTATTAATTCCATATGAGAATAGAAAAGATGTTCCAAAAGATGTAGAAATTGAAGTTGTCATAGTAAAATCTATTGATGATGTTATAAGAGAACTAATGTAA
- the rplI gene encoding 50S ribosomal protein L9 — protein sequence MEVILKADIKGVGKKGEIKKVKEGYFRNFLAPKQLAIEATKEEKNKLGKAAEKESKKKAKEVEKAKKLAETINGKGLQIKVRTGKDGKIFGSITSKDIEKALKENLKFEIDKKKIKLEKEHIKSVGKYSAELKLYAGVKAKIIIDIIGE from the coding sequence ATGGAAGTTATATTAAAAGCAGATATAAAAGGTGTTGGAAAAAAAGGCGAAATAAAAAAAGTAAAAGAAGGATATTTTAGAAATTTTCTTGCTCCTAAACAATTAGCAATAGAAGCTACAAAAGAGGAAAAAAATAAATTAGGAAAAGCAGCAGAAAAAGAAAGTAAAAAGAAAGCAAAAGAGGTGGAAAAAGCTAAAAAATTGGCAGAAACAATTAATGGGAAAGGATTACAAATAAAAGTAAGAACTGGTAAAGATGGTAAAATATTTGGTTCAATAACATCAAAAGATATAGAAAAAGCTTTGAAGGAAAATTTGAAATTTGAAATTGATAAAAAGAAAATAAAATTGGAAAAAGAGCATATAAAATCTGTTGGGAAATATAGTGCAGAATTAAAATTATATGCTGGAGTAAAAGCTAAAATAATAATTGATATAATCGGAGAGTAA
- a CDS encoding HEAT repeat domain-containing protein encodes MENLIEKLKNEDIDTNQLGILSEIGEKLTNGGKISKELELEILQLFESENDFVRIKCTEISEFSKADEIIDKLIERLKNDSNYFVRGFSAKALGAIGNLRVKDSLEEALDDKEGFVVSFAMQALKNINLKSAFSSKLNMLKSKLKAGSKNG; translated from the coding sequence ATGGAAAATTTAATAGAAAAATTAAAAAATGAAGATATAGATACTAATCAACTTGGAATTTTAAGCGAAATAGGAGAAAAATTAACAAATGGTGGAAAAATATCAAAAGAGCTAGAATTAGAAATATTACAACTGTTTGAAAGTGAAAATGATTTTGTTAGAATAAAATGTACAGAGATATCTGAATTTTCTAAAGCTGATGAGATAATTGATAAGTTAATAGAGAGATTAAAAAATGATAGTAACTATTTTGTGAGAGGATTTTCTGCAAAAGCACTTGGAGCTATAGGAAATTTGAGAGTAAAAGATTCGCTTGAAGAAGCTCTTGATGATAAAGAGGGATTTGTAGTAAGTTTTGCTATGCAAGCTTTAAAAAATATAAATTTAAAATCTGCTTTTAGTAGTAAATTAAATATGTTAAAATCAAAATTGAAAGCAGGTAGTAAGAATGGTTAG
- a CDS encoding peptidase dimerization domain-containing protein, with product MKSDLRKKENTIIQNIIDLSKLKNEKVNEIEKAVFLQKLLYSYGIENVKIDVAGNVVAKIIGENQDEAIVISTNLDSVKDVGKIKLTGKELIGVGVGDNLLGVISLAILGEYLSKEKLKHTIYLVGTVNGNSDFSGMKFLLEKEISESIKGVININGLWLGRIHSTTVGLKRSKILFKGIRKHIWRNVVSSSVVDALGNFILKIKNEDFGENSVVNIAGIETGIHYNTVPENLEIKIEIRSNSEEEFQAALNIVKSIILGVGQEENIKVKIKDEVFRKIQKVEENNIEKIFIDVAKERKINIYTGPTNSEIAIPLEKGIEAVTVGIANGGKRYSKNEYIEINSIYTGIEYIFNSIIKYDKS from the coding sequence ATGAAAAGTGACTTAAGAAAGAAAGAAAATACAATAATTCAAAATATAATTGATTTATCAAAACTAAAAAACGAAAAAGTGAATGAAATTGAAAAAGCGGTATTTTTACAGAAGCTTTTATATAGTTATGGAATAGAAAATGTGAAAATAGATGTAGCTGGAAATGTTGTTGCAAAGATAATTGGAGAAAATCAAGATGAAGCTATAGTTATCTCAACAAATTTAGATTCTGTAAAAGACGTTGGAAAAATAAAGTTAACAGGAAAAGAATTAATAGGTGTAGGGGTAGGAGACAATTTACTTGGGGTAATATCATTAGCTATATTAGGAGAGTATTTAAGTAAGGAAAAATTAAAACATACAATATATTTAGTTGGAACAGTTAATGGAAATAGTGATTTTTCAGGAATGAAATTTTTATTAGAAAAAGAGATATCAGAATCTATAAAGGGTGTAATTAATATTAATGGATTGTGGTTAGGTAGAATACATAGCACAACAGTTGGATTGAAAAGAAGTAAAATTTTATTTAAAGGGATAAGAAAACACATTTGGAGAAATGTAGTAAGTAGCTCTGTAGTAGACGCTTTAGGAAATTTTATATTAAAAATAAAAAATGAAGATTTTGGAGAAAATAGTGTGGTAAATATTGCAGGAATTGAAACTGGCATACATTATAATACTGTTCCAGAAAATTTAGAGATTAAAATTGAGATTAGAAGCAATAGTGAAGAAGAGTTTCAAGCTGCTTTAAATATAGTAAAAAGTATTATATTGGGAGTAGGGCAAGAAGAAAATATAAAAGTTAAAATTAAAGATGAAGTTTTTAGAAAAATACAAAAAGTGGAAGAGAATAATATTGAAAAAATTTTTATAGATGTTGCAAAAGAAAGAAAAATTAATATCTATACTGGTCCAACTAACTCAGAAATAGCAATTCCATTAGAAAAAGGAATTGAAGCAGTAACAGTAGGAATTGCGAACGGTGGTAAAAGATATAGTAAAAATGAATATATTGAAATAAATAGTATATATACAGGTATAGAATATATATTTAACTCAATCATAAAATATGATAAAAGTTAG
- a CDS encoding sensor domain-containing diguanylate cyclase — protein MSLVSILFLCISAILFIGVILLKIKVEKLKLNIDNLQEKNINFIKLLEEEKKEIENVELESTDKNFKFIAINQMIKTLVREKDLETLERIIADMLFEVESIEKGAFFRIENEKLKLIVDKGFDVKKDDIKILNNGEFIKKLLSSNLIKNIEILDVEELKENIDFTNSESGYTIAFKGLDDDSGNQILRYVMVLGEKKFGEYSETDIEFLETISGQIEIVLENAIKSNYIEKKNVELTEKIYDLMTINYATKMIFSTLNLDEILKNSIDMFAEVAGTTQAAIAYFDQDTKELEIKNIRGDINENLIGEKIVLDKEDIEFVKENEEIFIITNLKKSDNGILKFYRKHKEFFKKINIEVLVPLIAKNNFFGFIFLGMKYAEKGYSENNVEVYNTLASQISVSVANSNLYNLAITDGMTKLYIHRYFRQRLTEEIERGRRYKKKLSILMTDIDHFKIFNDTYGHQAGDEVLKAVARVMMKKTRKVDIVARYGGEEFVVILPETDRGGAIQAAENIRKEIEKLEIVYNGEILKVNMSLGVYTFDFGNETLSDEEFIKRSDIALYYSKENGRNRVTHYDNIKE, from the coding sequence ATGAGCCTAGTGTCAATATTATTTTTGTGTATAAGTGCAATATTATTTATAGGGGTTATATTGCTTAAAATAAAAGTAGAAAAATTAAAATTAAACATAGACAATTTACAAGAAAAAAACATAAATTTTATAAAATTACTAGAAGAAGAAAAAAAAGAGATAGAAAATGTAGAATTAGAAAGTACAGATAAAAACTTTAAATTTATTGCAATTAATCAAATGATAAAAACCTTAGTAAGAGAAAAAGATTTGGAAACTTTAGAAAGAATTATAGCTGATATGTTATTTGAAGTAGAGTCTATAGAAAAAGGAGCTTTCTTTAGAATAGAAAATGAGAAACTGAAATTGATTGTAGATAAAGGATTTGATGTGAAAAAAGATGATATTAAAATATTAAATAATGGAGAATTTATAAAAAAATTGTTATCATCAAATTTAATTAAAAATATAGAAATTTTAGATGTAGAGGAGCTAAAAGAGAATATTGATTTTACTAATTCAGAAAGTGGTTATACAATAGCTTTTAAAGGGTTAGATGATGATAGTGGGAACCAAATTCTTAGATATGTTATGGTTTTAGGGGAAAAAAAATTTGGAGAATACAGTGAAACAGATATTGAATTTTTAGAAACTATTTCTGGACAAATAGAAATAGTATTAGAAAATGCAATAAAGTCAAATTATATAGAGAAAAAAAATGTGGAATTAACAGAAAAGATATATGATTTAATGACAATAAATTATGCTACAAAGATGATATTTTCTACATTAAATTTAGATGAAATACTAAAAAATTCTATTGATATGTTTGCAGAAGTTGCAGGTACAACACAAGCAGCTATAGCATATTTTGATCAAGATACAAAAGAATTAGAAATAAAAAATATTCGTGGAGACATAAATGAGAATTTAATAGGAGAAAAAATAGTTTTAGATAAAGAAGATATAGAGTTTGTAAAAGAAAATGAAGAGATATTTATTATTACAAATTTAAAAAAAAGTGATAATGGAATTTTAAAATTTTATAGAAAACATAAAGAATTTTTTAAAAAAATTAATATAGAAGTATTAGTTCCATTAATAGCTAAAAACAATTTTTTTGGATTTATATTTTTAGGAATGAAATATGCAGAAAAAGGGTATAGCGAAAATAATGTAGAAGTGTATAATACTTTAGCAAGCCAAATATCTGTTTCAGTAGCAAATTCTAATTTGTATAATCTTGCAATAACTGATGGGATGACAAAATTATATATTCATAGGTATTTTAGACAAAGATTAACAGAAGAGATAGAAAGAGGTAGAAGATATAAAAAGAAATTATCTATTTTAATGACAGATATTGACCATTTTAAAATTTTTAATGATACATATGGACATCAGGCAGGAGACGAAGTTTTAAAAGCAGTTGCTAGAGTAATGATGAAAAAAACAAGAAAAGTAGATATAGTAGCTAGATATGGTGGAGAAGAATTTGTAGTTATTTTACCAGAAACAGATAGAGGAGGGGCTATTCAAGCTGCTGAAAATATAAGAAAAGAGATTGAAAAGTTAGAAATAGTTTATAATGGTGAAATACTAAAAGTTAATATGAGTTTAGGAGTATATACATTTGATTTTGGGAATGAGACTCTTAGTGATGAAGAATTTATAAAAAGAAGTGATATTGCACTTTATTATTCAAAAGAAAATGGAAGGAATAGAGTTACACATTATGATAATATAAAGGAGTAG
- a CDS encoding HEAT repeat domain-containing protein yields MGAYDEMLYLENLSKNITKAQKIEMIENLGKLKSRKAISELTRIARNEMEDEKIRAKAILSLTEIGDLNFVKNFFPLVEQEDKEILEMILIAIRELNIYYAIPELEKFFKSKDNNIKKEVIETLAKFNTLESVKVLLKIYSNGDNFIKSEIRYYLKESESFESFLNDSDELTLLNFITLIPKEKAEILLRKKIETTEDEELLILIVKSIGELKLKNILEILEKIYKSTESKKLKSIIIENIAKISDKGKIEFLFSVLDSADRDLKAKAILALESNKTNKAVINKLVDVMKNRDEWWMNRKLAIITLEHIDNKEYFEALIEMIKEEDDNRILRNVISALGDARKKIAIPYIEGYINNSNLELKKVVIIALSKLGDEKVLGMLVEDRSLIETLFPESIKAILNFKDERVEEVILGILKSRQEKVLDVILGEIADRESREIKDELLKIALDKLVSREIRAKTLMILSSYKSELLDNGIDVILSDIEEWWMIKKIALLIIGEQKMYKKYSTIIKYANDIDKRMSNTARQVAKDFYKYYFLEELSKENSSMLEIAKDIAELI; encoded by the coding sequence ATGGGGGCATATGATGAAATGTTATATTTGGAAAATTTGTCTAAAAATATAACAAAAGCACAAAAAATAGAGATGATTGAGAATTTAGGGAAATTAAAATCAAGAAAAGCTATATCTGAATTAACTAGAATAGCAAGAAATGAGATGGAAGATGAAAAGATTAGAGCTAAAGCTATTTTATCATTAACTGAAATAGGGGATTTAAATTTTGTAAAGAATTTTTTTCCATTAGTTGAGCAAGAAGATAAAGAGATTTTAGAAATGATATTAATTGCAATTAGAGAATTAAATATTTATTATGCAATACCTGAACTAGAAAAGTTTTTTAAATCAAAAGATAATAATATAAAAAAGGAAGTAATTGAGACTCTTGCAAAATTTAATACATTAGAGTCAGTAAAAGTTTTATTAAAAATCTATTCTAATGGTGATAATTTTATTAAATCTGAAATTAGATATTATTTGAAAGAATCAGAAAGTTTTGAAAGTTTTTTAAATGATTCAGATGAGCTTACATTACTTAATTTTATTACACTTATTCCAAAAGAAAAAGCTGAGATATTATTAAGAAAAAAGATAGAAACAACAGAAGATGAGGAGCTATTAATATTAATAGTTAAATCTATTGGAGAATTAAAGTTAAAAAATATTTTAGAAATATTGGAAAAAATATATAAGTCTACAGAAAGTAAAAAATTAAAATCAATTATAATAGAAAATATAGCAAAAATATCAGACAAAGGGAAAATAGAGTTTTTATTTTCTGTTTTAGATAGTGCAGATAGAGATTTAAAAGCAAAGGCTATATTGGCGTTAGAAAGTAATAAAACAAATAAAGCAGTGATAAATAAGTTAGTGGACGTAATGAAAAATAGAGATGAATGGTGGATGAATAGAAAGTTAGCTATAATAACATTAGAACATATAGATAATAAAGAATATTTTGAAGCATTAATTGAAATGATAAAAGAAGAAGATGATAATAGAATTTTAAGAAACGTAATATCTGCATTAGGAGATGCTAGAAAAAAAATAGCTATTCCTTATATAGAAGGGTATATAAACAATTCCAATTTAGAATTAAAAAAAGTTGTAATAATTGCACTCTCTAAATTAGGTGATGAAAAAGTATTGGGAATGTTAGTGGAAGATAGAAGCTTGATAGAAACATTATTTCCAGAATCAATAAAAGCAATTTTGAATTTTAAAGATGAGAGAGTTGAAGAAGTGATTTTGGGAATATTAAAATCAAGGCAAGAAAAAGTATTAGATGTAATATTAGGAGAAATTGCAGATAGAGAAAGTAGAGAAATAAAAGATGAATTATTAAAGATAGCTTTAGATAAATTAGTTTCTCGAGAAATAAGAGCTAAAACTTTAATGATTCTTAGTAGTTATAAATCAGAATTATTAGATAATGGAATAGATGTTATTTTGAGCGATATAGAAGAGTGGTGGATGATAAAAAAAATAGCACTTCTTATTATAGGAGAGCAAAAAATGTATAAAAAATATTCAACTATAATAAAATATGCTAATGATATTGATAAAAGAATGTCAAATACAGCAAGACAAGTTGCAAAAGATTTCTATAAATATTATTTTTTAGAAGAATTATCAAAAGAGAATAGCTCAATGTTAGAAATAGCAAAAGATATAGCAGAACTTATATAA
- the dnaX gene encoding DNA polymerase III subunit gamma/tau: MYLTLYRKYRPKKFEEVYGEDVIVRTIRNSLKENRISHAYLFTGPRGTGKTTLARLIAKGLNCKENGITDNPCNKCENCLGIDNGSFMDLIEIDAASNRGIDEIRALKDKINYQPTEGRKKVYIIDEVHMLTKEAFNALLKTLEEPPSHVVFILATTEPDKVLDTIISRCQRYDFRPVNFNNISERLKYIAVQEGIVIDDESLKLIYNKSEGSVRDSISIFEKVLSSCYGEEITKEKTEKALGVIPQELLSELESIFADKDLEKGVNFLNNIWEKGIDCEKIFKDFAYYLQEKLLNKNGKIELTRAVKLIESIFDITSKFRYEEDKRLLGYLILYKALEEESKPKIIEKVVERIVEVAPNNIEKNNNSEFIEESSEINLNLDINVIKSGWKNILNKCKNRKISLVAFLNMAKPTKVVKNIVYITFPEENSYHKISMEKNENYRILVDILEELYGKGIKVKFDINENRKKKENKEDVVKGIVDFFDGEIIS, from the coding sequence ATGTATTTGACACTGTATAGAAAATACAGGCCAAAAAAATTTGAAGAAGTATATGGTGAAGACGTGATTGTTCGAACAATTAGAAATAGTTTGAAAGAGAATAGGATTTCACATGCTTATCTATTTACTGGTCCTAGAGGAACAGGTAAAACAACTTTGGCAAGATTAATTGCAAAAGGATTAAATTGTAAAGAAAACGGGATAACTGATAATCCTTGTAATAAGTGTGAAAATTGTTTAGGGATAGATAATGGAAGTTTTATGGATTTGATAGAGATAGATGCTGCTTCAAATAGAGGAATAGACGAGATTAGAGCATTAAAAGATAAAATAAACTATCAACCAACTGAAGGAAGAAAAAAAGTATATATTATAGATGAAGTACATATGTTGACAAAAGAAGCTTTTAATGCATTATTAAAAACATTAGAAGAACCACCAAGTCATGTAGTTTTTATTTTAGCAACAACAGAGCCTGATAAAGTATTAGACACAATTATATCAAGGTGTCAAAGATATGATTTTAGACCTGTTAATTTTAATAATATTTCAGAAAGATTAAAATATATAGCTGTTCAAGAAGGAATAGTTATTGATGATGAGAGTTTAAAGTTGATATACAATAAATCTGAAGGCAGCGTAAGGGATTCTATTTCTATTTTTGAAAAAGTATTATCATCATGTTACGGTGAAGAGATAACAAAAGAAAAAACAGAAAAAGCTTTAGGAGTAATACCACAGGAATTATTAAGTGAGTTAGAATCTATTTTTGCAGATAAAGATTTAGAAAAAGGTGTAAATTTTTTAAATAATATTTGGGAAAAGGGTATTGATTGTGAAAAGATTTTTAAAGATTTTGCATATTATTTACAAGAAAAATTATTAAATAAAAATGGGAAAATAGAATTAACAAGAGCTGTAAAATTAATAGAAAGTATTTTTGATATAACTTCGAAATTTAGATATGAAGAAGATAAGCGATTATTAGGATATTTAATTTTATACAAAGCATTAGAAGAAGAATCTAAACCCAAAATAATAGAAAAAGTGGTAGAGCGTATAGTTGAAGTTGCTCCAAATAATATAGAAAAAAATAATAACAGTGAATTTATAGAAGAAAGTTCTGAAATTAATTTAAATTTAGATATTAATGTTATAAAATCAGGCTGGAAGAATATATTAAATAAATGTAAAAACAGGAAAATATCATTAGTAGCTTTTTTAAATATGGCAAAGCCGACAAAAGTAGTTAAAAATATAGTTTATATAACATTTCCAGAAGAAAATAGTTATCATAAAATTTCAATGGAAAAAAATGAGAATTATAGAATTTTAGTAGATATTCTTGAAGAGTTATATGGAAAAGGGATTAAAGTGAAATTTGATATAAATGAAAATAGAAAAAAAAAGGAAAATAAAGAAGATGTGGTAAAAGGTATTGTGGACTTTTTTGATGGGGAAATTATATCTTAG